From Flaviflexus ciconiae:
CAAGGCCCGTGGTGGCCCGGCCCAGTGACGGGGTCCGTGCATACACGGTTCCCGGAGTTGTACCCGTTCTTGCACTGTCAAAGGGGAAGCTTGCCAATATCGCGCCTTCCATCCCGACGCAGATCCAGTCCCTTATTGCCTCCCGTGGCACCATTCCCGTTAACGAGAAGGACCGGCTGGAGTTTGAAGCAACCTTCCTGCCCGCGGTTGGTGAGGTTGACATCGTGTCACCCGACGGGTCGTTCACGAAGACCGAGTTCACGGAGCCCCGCCTCCACCTCGATGTGACGAGGCCATCCGGGCTTTCCCTCCTGTTGAAATGGAAGCAGGCCCGCCGAGCAGTAGGCTCCAATGAACTGCTTGTCACCGATTTGATCGATGCATCTGGTCTTGCAGACGACGTGGCGATCGCGGAGCGCCTCTGGGCGGAGGCGGATCTCCCGCCGACATGGCGGATTCCAGCATCGTCGCAACTCGCCCCCGAATACTTGGAGACCTTCCGGGAGTTCTTCGTGCCCGCTCTCAAGGACGTCGGCATCGAGGTGTCGTTCTCCAAGGGAGGCGACATTGAGCTCGTGCGTGCCATCCCCGAGCTGCGGATCAATGCCGCTAGCGAACGTGACTGGCTGGATCTGGCAATGACGGTCGAGGTTGACGGTCACGATGTTCCGTTGCCGGTCCTGTACCCGGCATTGGTTGGCGGCCAGCCCTACCTGGAGTTCGGTAGCGTTCTTATCAAGCTCGGGGAGGAGTTTGACGAGCTACGGAAGCTCCTGCGAGAAGCGGCGATGCTCGGTCGAATCAAGGGTAAAACGATCAGTGTTCCCGCAGCTCAGCTCCACGCTCTCAGCATCCCTGACGATCAGCTTGATGGGCTCCTGGAGGACCGACTTGGCAGGCTCCGGGAGCTCGGGCAGCCCGTTGATGTTCCAGCTTCTCTGACGGCAACCCTGCGCCCTTACCAGGAGGTGGGGTACTCCTGGCTAGTCCGCCTAGCATTAGCGCAGTACGGGGGATTCTTGCCGATGACATGGGCCTTGGTAAGACCGTCCAGGTCCTTGCCGCGATCACCAAACTCAAGGAACTGGGACGACTGGGTGGCCCCGTTCTGATCGTTGCCCCCACGTCGGTGGTTTCCACCTGGGCACATGAGGCAACCCGCTTTGCTCCGGGACTCACCGTCAATACGGTGACGGCAACAGCAAAGAAGCGTGAGGAGTCAGTGGAGGAACTAGCTGCCGCAGATATTGTCGTCACGTCCTACACTCTTCTTCGCCTCGAAGGGGATGCCTATGAGGGTGTCACCTGGGAAGGTGTTGTCCTTGACGAAGCGCAGGCAGTGAAGAACCCGCGGACGATTGGATATCGCGCCCTGATCAAGCTACGTAGGGAATGGACCTTCGCGGTAACCGGCACACCGATCGAGAACACGATTGGCGACCTCGGCGCACTGTTTGGGCTATCAACTCCCGGGCTTCTACCGGCAGCCGATAAGTTCTCTGAAAAATTCAAGCGACCCATCGAACGCAACGGGGATCCCGTTGCCCGGGCTCTTCTCATGAAGCTAACGAAACCATTCCTCATGAGGCGCAAGAAGTCCGATGTTGCTCGGACCTGCCCGAGAAAATGTCGACAGTTCTCTCGATCGAGATGGATGACAACCATCGGGCACGCTACGTGAAACAGCTGGAACGAGAACGACAGGAAGTCCTCGGGCTTATTCAGGATCCGGACGGCAACAAGATCTCAATCCTGGCTTCGCTGACGAGGCTTCGTCGCCTCGCAATCGACCCCGGACTGTTGGATGATGGGGGGCCGCCCGCCACCAAGACCCAGGTTCTTCTCGAACATCTCGATACTCTTATTCCCGCCGGACACCAGGTTCTCGTGTTCTCCCAGTTCACAAGCTATCTGGCCAGAATCGGTGAGCAGCTTGATAAGGCGAAAATATCCTACGCTTATCTTGATGGAAGTACGAGAAACCGCGACCGGGAAATCCAGTCATTCAAGTCGGGAGAAAAGCCCGTCTTCCTCATCTCGCTTAAGGCGGGCGGTGTCGGCCTGACCCTGATCGAAGCCGACTATGTGTTTGTCATGGACCCCTGGTGGAACCCCGCTGCGGAAGAGCAGGCTATTGACCGCGCCCACCGAATCGGTCAAGACAAGCACGTCCACGTCTACCGCATGGCATCCACCGGCAGTATCGAAGAGAAGGTCGTTGCCCTCCAAGAACGAAAGCGTGGCTTCGCTGAGCTTATCGATAGCGGTAGCGGAGCCCCGATCACCGCAGATGACATTAGGGCGCTTCTCGAGTAGTAGCTTGGTGACGGTTTGCGGTGCAAGCCGTCGGTCACGGGTCTCTACTGATGCCTTCTCAAGAATGACTGTGGGTTTCGGGAAGCCCACAGTCGCAAGTTGTGCCGTGTACCTACCTAATGGGAGACCGGTGCGACAGAATCCTAGGAAACCGGTCCGTCGTCGACGGGACGGAGAAGGTACGCGGCGGCCTCCGCGTCGTCTTCTGCACGCAACCGCGGCGTTGATGTCTGATCCGGCTTGAACCCCAGCATGTCCGCATAGAATGCCCGGATCACTTCCATGTCCTTCGTGATGTCCCACGTCGGTTCGAATGTGGGCCCGGTGCCAAAGGTTTTAGAAACCGAGTCCACGAAACCGAACGTGATGGGAAGCTTGTTCTCGTAGGCAATCCGGTAGAAGCCGGACTTCCAGAAGTCCTGTTTTGAGCGGGTACCCTTGGGCGTGATGCAGAGCGTGAACGTGTCGGCCTGCTGAGCAACCTGCGAGATCCCGTGGGTAAGGCCCGTGCTTTTACGACGATTGACGGGAATGCCGCCGAGCCAACGAACGATTGACTTGAGGACCGGGACCTTCATGACCTCGTCCTTAACAAGGAAGTTGAACTCCCGTTCGGCCCGCCACATGATGAGAACCATGAGAAGGGCGTCGAAGTTCGACGTGTGCGGGGCACCGATGATAATCGACTTGTTTGGCCAGGGTTCGATGCTGGGCTTCCACTTCGGCGTGACAGCAATGAGCGCGTTAGCGATACCGCGACGAAGAGTCTTACCTGCCTTACCGGCCACTGGTCACCGCAACAGAGTAGTTCCAGATCTCCGAACCGGTACCGACAGGCTTCTTACCGCCCGACCGGTCGTGGCCCTCGCGGAAATTCTGGGATGATGTCCACGCCTGGAAAGACTCCTCATCCTTCCACCGGGTAATGACGAGCCACGTGTTACGGCCATCCTCGGGGCGCAGAAGCTCAAAGCCTTCGGAGCCGGGAACGTCGTCCATGGCCCGTGCACGGGGCGAGAAACGCTCCGCAAGAGCGTCACCGGAACCTTCCGGAACCTCGATGGCGTTGATCTTGATTACTGTCATGGTCTTCCCTCCACTATCAGTGATCATGATAGTCCGGTTTTGGGCCAGCTCCAGTCACGAGCCCGGGTGAGCTCACGAGAGTGCCCGCGAAACGTTAGCTGACGACGTGTTTGCTCGCTGCGCTAGGGGAGCTTGCTTTCAACAACCTGGATAAAGGCTTCCTCGTCGAGGGCTCCGGGGACAAAAACGTCCTCGATTATGAACGACGGGGTTCCCGTGACACCGAGCTCAAGATTGTGCTGGCGTGAATCCAGAACAGCCTCGAGGGTCTCCACGTCCTGCAGGTCCGCGCTGAACTGTTCGATGTCTTCAACACCAACCCGTTCCGCTACGGATTCGAAGTAGGCCAGGTCGTAAGCCGGGCTTGTTCCGTTGTACGTGTCCTCGTAGAGGGCATCACCGTACTCCCAGAACAGTCCCTGATTTTCGGCCGCTCGTGCCGCTGCTGAGGCGTAGATCGAGGCGTCCCCAAGGACCGGATGGTCGCGGTACTCGAACCGGACCTGGCCGGATTCGATGTATGGCTCGAGAGCTTCGAAAACCTCAACATGCCACAGGGCGCAATAGCCGCACCTGTAGTCGGCATACTGGACAACGACAATGTCGGCGTCCACGTCACCGAGAGCATACGGATCCTCGGAATCCCTCTGGTGCTCCGCAAGAAGAGCATCAGGATCCTCCACGGTGCCGGACGTAGCATCCTCCGTGGGTAGCGGTGCGACAGTCGCAGTTGGTGTTTCCGCAGGATCGGTTGCGGCGTCAGAATCGCTTGCCGTTTTGCTCGCGTCACTATCTGCTCCGCCGTCCGATCCCAATGTGACATCGGGTTCAATGGTCTCGGCCTGGATGGTCTCGTGGGACTGGCCTGCCGAGGAGTCATCATCGCCGGAGATCGTCAGGATCAGCGCAATAGCCAGGCCAATGATGACGAGCAGGAGGATGATGATGGTGATCAGCAGCCCCCGATTCTTCGAATCGGGTTGCTGGCCCGGCGTCTGGAACTGGGGGCTGCTGGTGCTCATGACAGCCAGTTCTGCATCTGCTTGATTGCCTCATCGGGGGAAGCAATGCAGGTAGCGAACGTATCAAGGTCGACGTTGCCGCCCGAGATCACGGTTGCGACACGGGAGCCACGGGCGATCTTGCCCTCGTCGACAAGGGTCTTGACTCCGGCAAGGCCGAGAACACCGGTGGGTTCAGAAACGAGCTTCAGGCGATCAGCGACGAGCTTCATGGAGGTGAAGATCTGATCATCGGTTGCGGTGATGATCTCGTCGACGTTCTTCTTCATGAGGTCGAAAGTCAGTTCGGTGATGCTACGGACTCGCGCACCGTCAGCGATCGTTACCGGGGATGGGATGGTGACAATCTCACCCTTCTCGAGAGACTGCTGTGCATCGTTAGCCTCGGCGGGCTCAACACCGAAGATCTGTGCCTCGGGACTGAAGACCTTTGAAACCAGGGCAGAACCGGAGATCAGGCCGCCACCGCCGACGGGCAAAACGAGCGCGTCGACGTGGCCGACCTCCCGTAGCAGTTCCTGCATTGCGGTTCCCTGACCGGCAATGATCTCAGCATCGTCGAACGATGGGATCAGGGGCCAGTCGCGCTCTTCTGCGAGTGCGTTGGCCATCGCAACGCGATCGTCCTTCTCGGCGTCATACATGATGACCTCGACACCGTACGACTTCGTCATGTCGATCTTGACCTTGGGTGCGTCGGTCGGCATGAAGACGGTCGCGGGGATGTCGAGCTGGTATGCGGCAAGGGCTACTGCCTGGCCGTGGTTACCGCTGGAGTACGTGATAACTCCACGTTCCTTCGTGATCTCGCTGCGTTCCATACGAGAGAGGATTGCGTTGAAAGCACCACGGGTCTTGAACGAGCCACCGCGCTGCTGGTTCTCGCACTTGATAAGGACCTCAACACCGAGGTACTTGTTTAGCAGGCGGGATCCAACGACACGGGTCTCGTGCGTGTACTGCTTGATCCGTGCGGCGGCTGCACCGACATCTTCGAAGGTGGGTAGGGTGGTCATTTCTTCTCCTTCAGAGCAGGAAACTGAAGGCCGGTGTATCCGGTTCCAGTTTCTCGATAACCAGCGGTGACGCGTTCATTCTCTCAAGAAGAGAGGAAATCCGCGACGGAGCATCGATTTCGATGCCAACGAGCGCTGGCCCCGTTTCTCGGTTGTTCTTTTTGGTGTATTCGAAAAGGACAATGTCCTCCCCTTCGGAGAGAACTTCATCCAAGAAGTGCCGGAGAGCGCCGGGACGCTGAGGGAACGTGACAAGGAAATAATGCCGTAACCCCTCGTGAACGGCGGAACGTTCGATGATCTCGTCATAGCGCGAAATATCGTTGTTGCCACCGGAAATAATGCAGACAACAGGACCATCATCGGCGGTCACGTGGCCGAGGGCGACAACCGTGGAGGCGAGTGCCCCGCGGGTTCCGCGATGATGCCGTCCGTCTGATAAAGCTCAATCATTTCAGTCGAGACCGCGCCTTCGGGCACAGGAATGATCTCGTCAACCAGATCGCGAATAATCGGGAAGGTCGTTTCACCAACGAGGGCAACGGCCGTGCCGTCAACGAACCCGTCGACCTTCGGTAGCCGGACCGGGCCGCCCTCGTCGATGGCTGCTTGCATGGAAGCGGCGCCAGATGGCTCAACACCGATGATCTTCGTGTCCGGATAGTTCTCCCGCACCCAGATCGCGGTCCCGGCAGCGAGCCCGCCACCACCGATTGGAACAATCACGGTCTTTGGGGTGGTCGAAGCCTGTTCGAAAACTTCCTTGATAACGGTGCCCTGGCCGGCAATCGTCCGCGGATCATCGAACGGGTGCACGTAGATCGCCCCGGATTCATCGGCGTAGGCCTGTGCGGCCTGCGAGGCAGCATCAAACGTTTGGCCTTCAATGATCATCTCGATCCAGGAGCCTCCGATGTCTTGGATCCGGCGACGCTTCTGGCGCGGTGTCGTGGCGGGAAGGAAAACCTTGCCGTGGATACGGAGCTGTCGGCACGCGAAAGCAACACCTTGGGCGTGATTACCTGCGGATGCACAGACAACGCCAAGTTCCGGCTCGATGTCAGTTAGTGTGGAAATAAAGTTGTATGCGCCCCGTACCTTGTACGAGCGACCAACCTGGAGGTCCTCTCTTTTGAGGAGCACATCCCCGCGCATAAGCCCGGACAGCCTGAGGGACAGTTCGAGCGGAGTCCGCCGAACCATCGGCCCGAGGCGTCCGGCCGCTGCGTTGACGTCTTCTCCAGTTGGTTGTGGCATATATCCATGGTGCCACGCGAAACTCGGACAAGTGCGGCACTTCGTCCTAATTTCACACGTCGGAACCTACAGAAAAGGTCACATTATGGATCTCGACCCGATTGAACAGATCTTCGAGTTTGAGAGGAAATTCTTTGTCTCCGCACTTCCTGACGTCGTTGAGCACGCTCATCACAACCTGATCATCCAGGGATACGTGTTTGCGGAAGACGGTTACGGCATCCGAGTCAGAGTGACCGCGCCTGACATGACGGTGGACTTCTCCGACTTCAATCCTGACACCGACCGGTTCGGTGCCTACGAACGCAAAGTCCTCGAGGGCGTGGTGGGGAAACTGTCAGGAGCCTGGATTACCGTGAAATCCCCGCCTGTCTCCGGCCAGCGGTACGAGCTCGACCAGCAGCTCGATAGCGCTGTTGCGGTCTCGATTCTCCAAAGATCTCAGCGGATCGTCATCAAGAACCGCCACTCGATTTGGCTGGGGGAGGACGGCTGGGAGATCGACGAGTTTGGCGGGCAAAACCACGGCCTGATCCTCGCCGAATGCGAACGAACCGGTCCGGTTGTTGACCTTGAAATACCCGACTTCTGTGAAACCGAAGTGTCGTCGGATCTGCGGTTCACCAACGATAACTTGTCCAAGCACCCGTGGATCGGCTGGGAGTCGTCCTACCTTGCTGAGCTAGCCACCAAGGGACCTTTCTTCGAAGACTTTGAGTCGTAAACCGTTCAAAGACTTCTTCCGCTATCCCGTTCGGAAACGTCAACTCCCAACGCGGACTGAGGCTCCTCCGTGCAGCGGAAGCGTGCCTCGATGCCGGACAGTGTTGTTCTTCGCCAACTTGCTAGATCGTTCTCAGCTAACCTGTTAGAAAAGAATCCACGCGACCTTTCCCGTGTCCTACCTCACAGCGCAGTTTTTCCTGCGAGCCTGGAGGTACCGAGATGGAAGGTGATTGGCTTGAGCAGGAGAGCACGCAAGTTCCCAACGTTCAAACGATCCACGCATGATGGGCGCAAGCAGGTTACTCCCGCCCCACGAATGCGGACCAGCCTATGCAGAATAGACCGACGGTATAGACGGGCGGTGTCGCTGAGGCCAGAGCAGCCCTCAGCATTTCCGACACAACGAGTCGCCTAGGCGAGTGGTTATCCGCGTGGGCGGATAACCACGGGTACATCGCATGTTAGCCGTGGAGGAGGACCTTCATGGTGGGCCGTGCCAGGATGGCAAGGGTTGCGACGGTGAAGGCCGATAGGGCGGATGCAACGCGTTTACGGTCGACGTTGTAGTTGTCGACGAGCCAGTCGGCAGCGACCTCGAGCGACCAGGCATCGACGTCAAAAACGTCAATGTTGCCGATCTGGTCGAGGACATTCTGGTCGATCGTTGTGCCCTTTTCGTGGTTCACGATAATCGCGATTTCCTGGTGCACGCCGCGGAGCGGTGTCAGCTTCGTGTCGGGCTTCTCGTCGAACATGCGGTAGATACCGGGGGTATCGATCTGTTGACCCTTGAGGGAGGCAAGAGGATACGTGACCTGGACGGGAAGACCGAGTTCTGCGGCGACTTCCCGAAGGAGCGGCTCCTGTTCGTTCGCGTAGTCGATGATGGTCGACAGTCCGTCGAGCGCCCCACATCCGCTAGAACGGTCGTCGGGGCCGGCGTGGATGTGACCCTCGGACCCGTACCAGGTGAGCCGGTTACTCAGTTCGTCAGCACCCCACAGAGGATCGGTGATTCCGCGGGCCGCAGCGAGGGCGACAAGCAGGCTGAGTGATCCGCCGGGAGCGCAGGGAACGACCTGTGCGTACGGGGTGGTTGGCCGACGACCATCAATGCAACGAGCCGGAAGATTCGTCTCGGTACGCATGTAGAGGGAACCATCGGAGTTTGCGAGCTGGAGAGGCTCGAGACCGGGATGACCGGGTTCTGGTGCGATGGTGCCTTTCGCGAGCTTAGCGAATACCCCCACCCGCTACTTCCAGCCCATTGTCATGAGGAAGCCAACGAGCATGACTCCGAAGCCGAGGAACAGGTTGTAGTTACCGTTGTCGAAACCGATCGGGTAGTTACCGCCGGTCACGTACGCGGTGACAACAATGATAAGGCCGAGAAGCATGAGGCCCACCATGAGGGGCGCCCACCACCGGGGTGAGCCCTTGAGCTCCCGGTTCTTCTCGATCTCCACATTTTCCTGAGCCCGCTTCTTCTGGACAGCGGCTTTGCGACGCCTTGATTCGGGCATGTTCGCTCCTATCCTTGTGATGGCATAATCTTAACCGGACTGGCGTTGCGATGAGGAGGGCGACCATGGGCCGACACACCAAGGCTAAACCGTCTGCTCCAACGAGGGTACTAGGTGTTGTTGGAGAACTCCTCATCACAGCGGGTGTCATCATCATCCTGTTCGTCGTTTGGCAGATCTGGTGGACCGACGTTATCGCCGGACGGGAGCAGTCCCGTGTTGTCAGCGAGTTCCGTGAGGAGATTCCAGAACCCGCGGAAGAACCTGCTGATGAACCGACCGAGTACCGGAGTGATCCCCCGGTGATTGATACTGCTACAGTAAAGGCCTCGATTGGCACGAACGACCTGTGGGGAGTTATGCACATTCCCGCTTTCGGTGATGACTACGAGGTTGGTATTGCCGAAGGCACAGACCTCTCGACCGTTATCGATAAGGGAAGCCTGGGCCACTACACGGATACGGCGATGCCGGGGGAGCTCGGCAATTTTGCCCTGGCAGGGCACCGGCAGTCCTACGGCGCTGCCCTTCGCAACCAGCCGGACCTCGAGGCGGGAGACCCCCTCATCGTGGAAACTGCCGAATACTTCTACGTGTACCGCGTGACCGAACACGAGATTGTTGCCCCCACCGCCATCGAAGTTCTCGCCCCGGTCCCCGGAAACCCGGGAGTCGCCGCCGATGGGTACTACCTGACGCTGACGACCTGCCACCCTCCCTTCATCTCGAACGAGCGCTGGATAACCTACGCAGAGCTCGACTACTGGATGCCCCGTAGCGAGGGCACACCGAAGGAGCTTTGATGTACTCTGCACTGTTCCGCCGGCTCCCCGGTCCGACGTGGCTCAAGGTGATTCAAGTACTCATCATTGTCGCCGCGATTATTGTTCTTCTCTTCGGCTGGGTTTTCCCATGGGCAGCCGAACACCTCCCAATTTCCGAAAACACGGTGGGCTGATGGCAAAAATTCTTATCGTCGACAACTACGACTCGTTCGTTTACACGATTGCCGACTACCTTCAACAGCTTGGAGCGGAGGTCGACATTGTGAGAAACGATGCGGTTGACCCTGAAGATGCGGCGGAATACGACGGGGTGCTTATCTCACCGGGCCCCGGAACTCCCGTTAATGCTGGAGTGTCGATCGATATGATCCGTTACTGCGCAGACAATCAGAAGCCGATGCTCGGCGTCTGTCTTGGCCACCAGGCCCTTGCCGAGGTCTTTGGTGGCACCGTGTCCCATTCGCCGGAGCTCATGCATGGCAAAACCTCCCAGATCAGCCATGCCGGCGGCGGAGTGTTCGATAGCCTGCCGAGCCCCCTCGAGGTAACCAGATACCACTCCCTCGCCATCGAAGACGGAACGAATCCTCATGAGCTTGAAGTAACCGCCTCGGTCCTCAGTGCCAGCGGTGAAGTGATCATGGCGGTCCAGCACAGGAACCTGCCACTGTGGGGAGTCCAGTTCCATCCCGAATCGATTCTCACGCAGGGCGGGCACCGCATGCTTGCCAACTGGTTGGCACTCGCGGGAGACAGCGAAGCCGTCGGCAAATCTGAAGGGCTCAGGCCCCTAGTCGACCGCGGATAGTTACCCGGGGCAATACTGGGAGATGTCCAAGACCGGGAGACGTCAAGATCAAGGGAGCAGCTCGTGAACTGCTCCCTTGATTCATCCCGCGGGTCTACTCTCCCTCGGTAGGCGAAGGCTCCTCCGTAGGAGGTGGCTCTTCGGTGGTCGGGTCGGGCGTTGGATCTTCCGTGGGGGTTGGATCTTCTGTCGTCGGATCCTCGGTCGGTGTGGGATCTTCTGTCGTCGGATCCTCCGTGGCCGGGGGCTCTTCCGCAACCGTGATCGTGATCTGGGTGCCGGTATCGACGATTGAACCTTCGCGGTAGTCCTGAGCGATAACAGTATCGGGCTCGGCTTCGGCAGTTTCTTCGTACTCGATCCGGTAACTCAGCTTGAGATTATCCAGCTCTGCCGTGGCGATATCAATATTCATGTTGAGGAGATTCGGGATAGAGACGCGTCCCGAGGAAACCTGAACGTTGACCTGTGTCCCACGCGGTACCTGCTGATCGGCGGCAGGGTCCGAGGAAACAACTTCACCCTCGTCATATTCGGGGAAGTTATCAACGGAATCTGAGGTGCCCCACACGAGGCCCTCGGCCTCGATGAGGTTTCGAGCGGAATCGACATTAAGGCCTGTGACATCGGGGACGGTGACCTCGCCAACGCCGGACGAGAACGACACGGTGACGGTGCTGCCCTCTTCGACAGAGGTGCCAATCTCCGGGTTGGAAGAAACAAAGAGGCCCTCTTCGACATCATCAGACTCGACGGGCTCGCCGATTACGAGCTCAAGATTGTGATCCTCCAAGGTTGTCCGCGCCTCGGTTTGGTCCAGACCTTCGAGGTTGGGAACGTCCACCATTGTGATTGTTGGTGTGGGTTCTTCTGGTGGATCATCGTTGCCGAATACCTGCCAGGCAACAAAGCCAAGAACCGCGAGAAGAATGACAATGATGGCCCACAGCCAGCCGTTGCTCGACTTCTTCTCCTGCGCCGGGAACTGGCCCGTCTGGTACGGAGGATAGTTGCCGGTATGTGCGGAAACCGCGGATGGTACCGACTGGCCGGTCGGGAACACGGTGGTGGCGATTGGTGTGGCCATTGGTGCGGGGGCCACGTAGGCGGTGGTGGCCGGTGCGGTGACCGCTTGTCCACGGACAGCACTCAGCAGGTCGGAGCGGAATGCCGCGGCTGTTTGGTAGCGATCATCGCGGTTCTTCGCGAGGGCTTTGAGAACGACGCGGTCAATAGAATCCGGAATATCAGCCGTCACGGTTGATGGTGGGGTGGGAACCTCGGAGACGTGCTGGTAGGCAACGGCAACGGCCGAGTCACCGGTGAACGGCGGCTTGCCAACCAACATCTCGTACAGGAGGCAACCAGCAGAATAAAGGTCGGAACGAATGTCGACCACCTCGCCGCGTGCCTGCTCGGGCGACAGGTACTGGGCGGTTCCAACAACCGTGTTTGTCTGGGTGACGGTCGAGTGATGATCGGACAGTGCGCGGGCAATGCCGAAGTCCATGACCTTGACCGACCCGTCCGGGGTCAACATAATGTTGCCCGGCTTAATGTCGCGGTGGATGATGCCCTCGCGGTGCGAGTATTCCAGTGCCGATAGGACACCGGCGGCCACGTGCGCGGCTTCGTCGATCGGGATCGGGTCGCCGTCGGCAAGTAGATCACGGACCGTCTGTCCGTTGACGTACTCCATGACAATGAATGGCAGGGTGACCTTGCCGGTCCCGGTCTCGACCTCTTCCTCACCCGTGTCGTAGACGGCAACGATCGACGGATGGTTCAGAGCAGCGGATGACTGGGCCTCACGCCGGAAGCGGGCGAGGAACGTGTCGTCCGTTGCCATGTCGGAACGCAAGATCTTGATGGCGACCGTGCGTGACAGCCTCGTATCGTAGGCGATGTACACCTGTGCCATCCCGCCACGCCCGATAAGCCGGCCAACCTCGTAGCGGTCGGCTAACATCCGGGGGAGTTGGTCCACCATGTTCTACCTTTCCTTTTGACCTAGTCGTTCAGTGCGGTCAGCAAGACCGACTGGGCCATGGGGGCTGCGAGCGAGCCACCGTCTGTTCCAAAACCTTGGTTTCCACCATTTTCCACTAAAACGGCAATTGCCACCTCAGGATTGTCGGCCGGGGCGAAACCAATAAACCAGGCGTGCGGGGCAATTGTGCTCGATATCTCGGCGGTGCCGGTCTTTCCAGCCACGTCCACACCCTGGATCTGAGCCCGGAAACCCGTCCCATTATCGACAACATCAACCATCATCGTCGTCAGCTGCTCGGCCGTGTCCTCGCTCATGGGTCGCGAGAACTCCGACGGGCTGGTTGTGCTGATCTCATCCAGATCGGCAGAGAGCGTACGGTCGACCAGATAGGGAGTCATGAGCGACCCGTCATTCGCGATCGACGAGGCGACCATCGCCATCTGCATCGGCGACACCTTCAGCTCGTACTGGCCGAAACCAACCTGAGCGAGCTCAGCCTGGGTCTGGCTGTCCGGGAACTGCGAAGGAGTGACAGGCATGGGGATCGACAGGGACTGACCGAAACCGAACCTCTCGGCCTGCTCCCTCATCGCGTCTTCGCCAAGCTCGACGGCCGCGATAGCGAAAGGTGTATTGCACGATTGGCGGATC
This genomic window contains:
- the pknB gene encoding Stk1 family PASTA domain-containing Ser/Thr kinase, which produces MVDQLPRMLADRYEVGRLIGRGGMAQVYIAYDTRLSRTVAIKILRSDMATDDTFLARFRREAQSSAALNHPSIVAVYDTGEEEVETGTGKVTLPFIVMEYVNGQTVRDLLADGDPIPIDEAAHVAAGVLSALEYSHREGIIHRDIKPGNIMLTPDGSVKVMDFGIARALSDHHSTVTQTNTVVGTAQYLSPEQARGEVVDIRSDLYSAGCLLYEMLVGKPPFTGDSAVAVAYQHVSEVPTPPSTVTADIPDSIDRVVLKALAKNRDDRYQTAAAFRSDLLSAVRGQAVTAPATTAYVAPAPMATPIATTVFPTGQSVPSAVSAHTGNYPPYQTGQFPAQEKKSSNGWLWAIIVILLAVLGFVAWQVFGNDDPPEEPTPTITMVDVPNLEGLDQTEARTTLEDHNLELVIGEPVESDDVEEGLFVSSNPEIGTSVEEGSTVTVSFSSGVGEVTVPDVTGLNVDSARNLIEAEGLVWGTSDSVDNFPEYDEGEVVSSDPAADQQVPRGTQVNVQVSSGRVSIPNLLNMNIDIATAELDNLKLSYRIEYEETAEAEPDTVIAQDYREGSIVDTGTQITITVAEEPPATEDPTTEDPTPTEDPTTEDPTPTEDPTPDPTTEEPPPTEEPSPTEGE
- a CDS encoding class E sortase translates to MGRHTKAKPSAPTRVLGVVGELLITAGVIIILFVVWQIWWTDVIAGREQSRVVSEFREEIPEPAEEPADEPTEYRSDPPVIDTATVKASIGTNDLWGVMHIPAFGDDYEVGIAEGTDLSTVIDKGSLGHYTDTAMPGELGNFALAGHRQSYGAALRNQPDLEAGDPLIVETAEYFYVYRVTEHEIVAPTAIEVLAPVPGNPGVAADGYYLTLTTCHPPFISNERWITYAELDYWMPRSEGTPKEL
- a CDS encoding anthranilate synthase component II; this translates as MAKILIVDNYDSFVYTIADYLQQLGAEVDIVRNDAVDPEDAAEYDGVLISPGPGTPVNAGVSIDMIRYCADNQKPMLGVCLGHQALAEVFGGTVSHSPELMHGKTSQISHAGGGVFDSLPSPLEVTRYHSLAIEDGTNPHELEVTASVLSASGEVIMAVQHRNLPLWGVQFHPESILTQGGHRMLANWLALAGDSEAVGKSEGLRPLVDRG